A part of Desulfotomaculum nigrificans DSM 574 genomic DNA contains:
- a CDS encoding hydrogenase iron-sulfur subunit, with the protein MAKKLGFFICSGCGIGEALDVAALTKVAAKEYKVPVCHEHACLCSAEGAELIKNEIEAQQLDGVVIAACSSRVNYDVFRFPNVFLERVNLREQVIWSHEPNDEDTQMLAEDNVRMGVVKVQSGEQPTPYIGENLSKTVLVVGGGLAGMTAALEAGKAGYPVVLVEKEASLGGYLNKVYKTTPMAAPFTTPEDPNLAGRIAEIEANPNIKVYTGAVIEKIAGGPGMFDAEINQGGNIIAERVGAIVLATGSKPNLNLDHLGYGKYPNVITHADFEAMAKTGKINAKKVAFIQCAGSRDKERLPYCSAACCVETLKQTTYLKELAPDAMAYVFYKDIRSSGQYEHLYKTAQETGAVFIKGEITGISEANGKLVVESEDVLLGGTARVEDIDLVVLANGMVPTTRATEPIVAAAGADDAAAEAAATQEAAEKILNLQYRQGPELPNLKYGFPDSHFVCFPYETRRTGIYAAGSVRAPMDMAKAVSDATGAALKAIQCVEATAGGAAVHPRSGDLSYPEFALQRCTQCKRCTEECPFGAINEDEKGNPLPNPTRCRRCGTCMGACPERIISFKNYSVGMIGNMVKAVEVPEEDEEKPRILILACENDAIPALDMAGINRLKYNSWVRIVPVRCLGSLNLVWIADSMSKGFDGVLLLGCKHGDDYQCHFMKGSELAEIRLSKVSETLDRLGLESERVRMVQISIMDYAELPGIIDKFAEDLEEFGPNPMKGF; encoded by the coding sequence ATGGCTAAAAAACTAGGATTTTTCATCTGCTCTGGTTGTGGCATTGGCGAAGCCCTTGACGTAGCCGCCTTAACCAAAGTTGCAGCTAAGGAATATAAAGTACCTGTATGCCATGAACATGCTTGTCTGTGTTCCGCTGAAGGTGCAGAATTAATTAAGAATGAAATTGAAGCTCAGCAACTGGATGGCGTGGTAATTGCCGCTTGCTCCAGCCGTGTTAATTATGATGTGTTCAGGTTCCCCAATGTGTTCCTGGAGCGGGTAAATTTGCGGGAGCAGGTTATTTGGAGCCATGAACCCAATGATGAAGACACCCAGATGCTGGCTGAAGATAATGTGCGCATGGGTGTGGTTAAGGTCCAAAGTGGTGAACAGCCTACCCCTTACATTGGCGAGAACCTGTCCAAAACTGTGCTGGTGGTGGGCGGCGGTTTAGCCGGTATGACCGCAGCACTGGAAGCCGGTAAAGCAGGTTATCCGGTAGTGCTGGTGGAAAAAGAAGCCAGCCTGGGTGGTTATTTAAACAAGGTTTATAAGACTACCCCAATGGCCGCTCCTTTTACTACTCCGGAAGACCCCAACCTGGCCGGACGTATTGCTGAAATCGAAGCTAATCCCAATATCAAGGTTTATACCGGTGCGGTAATTGAAAAGATTGCCGGTGGGCCCGGCATGTTTGACGCTGAAATTAACCAGGGCGGTAATATCATTGCTGAACGGGTAGGGGCCATTGTGCTGGCCACCGGTTCCAAACCAAATCTGAATCTGGATCACCTGGGTTATGGCAAATATCCCAATGTGATCACCCATGCTGATTTTGAAGCCATGGCTAAGACTGGCAAAATTAATGCCAAGAAGGTTGCCTTCATTCAATGTGCCGGTTCCCGGGATAAAGAGCGCCTGCCTTACTGTTCCGCAGCCTGCTGTGTAGAAACCTTGAAACAGACCACTTATCTAAAGGAACTGGCCCCCGATGCCATGGCCTATGTATTCTATAAAGATATCCGTAGTTCCGGTCAATATGAACACCTTTACAAGACTGCTCAGGAAACCGGCGCTGTATTTATTAAAGGTGAAATCACCGGTATTTCTGAGGCTAATGGTAAGTTAGTTGTTGAATCTGAAGATGTGCTACTGGGCGGTACCGCCCGGGTGGAAGATATCGACCTGGTAGTGCTGGCCAACGGTATGGTTCCCACCACCAGGGCCACTGAGCCCATCGTCGCCGCTGCCGGTGCAGATGATGCTGCTGCAGAGGCTGCTGCCACCCAGGAAGCTGCCGAGAAAATCCTTAACCTGCAATACAGGCAAGGTCCTGAATTGCCTAACTTAAAATATGGTTTCCCTGATTCCCACTTTGTTTGCTTCCCCTATGAGACCCGCCGTACCGGTATTTATGCTGCCGGTAGTGTAAGGGCTCCTATGGATATGGCTAAGGCTGTCAGTGACGCCACCGGTGCCGCCTTAAAGGCTATCCAGTGTGTGGAAGCCACCGCCGGCGGTGCGGCAGTGCATCCCAGAAGCGGTGACCTGTCTTATCCGGAATTTGCCCTCCAGCGCTGCACCCAGTGCAAGAGATGTACGGAAGAGTGCCCCTTTGGTGCTATTAACGAAGATGAGAAAGGTAACCCGCTGCCCAACCCGACTCGATGCAGAAGATGCGGTACCTGTATGGGTGCTTGCCCTGAGAGGATCATTTCCTTTAAGAACTACTCAGTGGGCATGATTGGTAACATGGTTAAAGCCGTAGAGGTTCCGGAAGAAGATGAGGAAAAACCGAGAATTCTTATTCTGGCCTGCGAAAATGATGCTATTCCGGCCCTGGATATGGCCGGTATCAACCGCCTCAAATACAACTCCTGGGTACGTATTGTTCCCGTTCGCTGCCTGGGCTCGCTAAACCTGGTTTGGATCGCAGACTCCATGTCCAAGGGCTTTGACGGCGTACTGCTGTTAGGCTGCAAGCATGGTGACGATTACCAGTGCCACTTCATGAAGGGTAGTGAACTGGCAGAAATTCGTCTGTCCAAGGTTTCTGAAACACTTGACCGCTTAGGTCTGGAATCTGAACGGGTGCGCATGGTGCAGATCAGCATTATGGATTATGCTGAACTACCCGGTATCATCGACAAGTTTGCCGAGGATCTGGAAGAGTTCGGACCTAACCCGATGAAAGGCTTCTAA
- a CDS encoding CoB--CoM heterodisulfide reductase iron-sulfur subunit A family protein, which yields MANKSILVVGGGISGITAAVEAAEVGYEVFLVEKNSYLGGKVAQINEYFPKLCPPNCGLEINFQRIKKNPKIRVITLAEVENISGQEGNFDVTIKIKPRYVADNCTGCGKCAEVCPVERANDFNFGLDKTKAAYLAHPFAFPMKYVIDDTACTGASCGKCVEACEVKAIDLGMKAKTMNLNVGAIIWATGWDSYPIEKLSNYGSGTVTNAISNIMMERLAALTGPTNGKIVRPSDGKEPKNIAFVQCAGSRDENHQKACSSVCCMASLKQITYVKKQYPDAKVTIYYMDIRAMGKYEDFYNKVQEYDITMIKGKPSEIKEDPETKDVIVLAENQLTQEITELKYDMVVLATGMAPATATAQVPAAAAYDVDGFLVNSPEAPGIYGAGCVAKPGDVASSVQSATGAVIKAIQSTVRG from the coding sequence ATGGCGAACAAAAGCATATTAGTAGTAGGTGGCGGTATCAGTGGAATTACCGCCGCTGTGGAAGCCGCCGAAGTAGGTTATGAAGTGTTCTTGGTGGAAAAGAACTCTTATCTGGGCGGTAAAGTAGCTCAGATCAACGAATATTTCCCCAAGCTTTGCCCGCCTAACTGCGGTTTGGAAATTAACTTCCAAAGAATTAAAAAGAACCCTAAAATCAGAGTTATCACCCTGGCTGAAGTTGAAAACATCTCCGGTCAGGAAGGTAACTTTGATGTAACTATTAAGATTAAGCCCCGGTACGTGGCAGATAATTGTACCGGCTGTGGTAAATGTGCTGAAGTATGTCCCGTTGAAAGAGCCAACGATTTTAACTTTGGTCTTGACAAGACCAAAGCCGCTTACTTGGCCCATCCCTTTGCCTTCCCTATGAAGTATGTGATTGATGATACCGCTTGCACCGGTGCCTCCTGCGGCAAATGCGTTGAGGCTTGTGAAGTAAAAGCTATTGACCTGGGCATGAAGGCCAAGACTATGAATCTAAATGTTGGTGCTATCATCTGGGCTACCGGTTGGGATTCTTATCCCATTGAAAAACTTAGCAATTACGGATCCGGCACGGTCACCAATGCCATCTCTAACATCATGATGGAGCGCTTAGCTGCCCTCACTGGACCGACCAATGGAAAGATTGTTCGTCCCTCTGACGGTAAAGAACCTAAAAACATTGCCTTTGTACAGTGTGCCGGTTCCCGGGACGAAAATCACCAAAAAGCCTGCTCTTCAGTATGCTGCATGGCCTCCCTAAAACAAATCACCTATGTGAAAAAGCAATACCCTGACGCCAAGGTAACCATTTATTATATGGATATCCGGGCTATGGGCAAATACGAGGATTTCTACAATAAAGTTCAGGAATACGACATTACCATGATTAAAGGTAAGCCGTCTGAGATTAAAGAAGATCCGGAAACCAAGGATGTTATAGTACTGGCTGAAAACCAATTAACCCAAGAAATAACCGAACTGAAATATGATATGGTAGTCCTGGCCACCGGTATGGCTCCTGCCACCGCTACCGCTCAAGTTCCTGCCGCCGCGGCTTATGACGTTGATGGCTTTTTGGTAAATAGCCCTGAGGCTCCTGGTATTTATGGTGCAGGTTGCGTGGCTAAACCTGGTGATGTTGCCTCTTCCGTGCAAAGCGCCACCGGTGCTGTCATAAAAGCCATACAATCAACGGTGAGGGGGTAA
- the aprA gene encoding adenylyl-sulfate reductase subunit alpha: MPNFETVVVNTDILILGGGMAACGAAVEAAYWAKKNGLKVTLVDKAAMDRSGAVAMGLSAINQYLGVAKGENTVEDYVKYVKNDLMGIARDDLVANIARHVDSSVHLFEKWGLPIWKKEDGNYVRGGRWQIMLNGESYKVIVAEAAKNALGTDNIYERVYICEPIMDGDRIAGAIGFSTREEKVYVFKAKAVIAAMGGAVGVFKPRSTGEGLGRSWYPPFSSGSSAYFTMAAGAEMTCQEVRFIPVRFKDAYGPVGAWFLLFKSRATNALGEEYMVTRRAELENWGPYGKVKPIPANLRNYLGMLDTSAGLGPIYMQTAEAIANLAKEYEDDPKAFKKKMKELESEAWEDFLDMTVSQAMLWAACNIAPEEKASEIAAAEPYFIGSHSGASGAWVSGPADIAPPEYQWGYTNMTTVKGLFAAGDASGASSHKFSSGSHAEGRIAGKSAVRFVVENNQEPNIDDAKIEELKAKILKPLAIWEEFSGFTTDPETNPNYILPRMYMFRLQKLMDEYAGGVVSNFTTSKALLEKGLEYLLMLKEDGQKLAARNLHELMRCWENIHRTLQAEAHIRTVMFREETRWPGYYFRADEPKMKEDWEVFVNCKYDAATGEWEMIKRPIIRLVD; this comes from the coding sequence ATGCCGAACTTTGAAACTGTTGTAGTGAATACCGACATTCTGATCCTTGGTGGCGGTATGGCAGCTTGCGGCGCAGCCGTTGAAGCAGCTTATTGGGCTAAGAAAAACGGCTTAAAGGTTACCCTGGTGGATAAGGCTGCTATGGACCGTTCCGGTGCCGTTGCTATGGGTCTGTCTGCTATTAACCAATACCTGGGTGTTGCTAAAGGCGAAAACACCGTTGAAGATTATGTTAAGTACGTTAAAAACGACCTGATGGGTATTGCTCGTGATGACTTGGTCGCTAACATTGCCCGTCACGTTGACTCCAGCGTTCACCTGTTTGAAAAATGGGGTCTGCCCATTTGGAAGAAAGAAGACGGCAACTATGTTCGTGGTGGCCGCTGGCAGATCATGTTAAACGGTGAGTCCTACAAGGTCATCGTTGCAGAAGCTGCTAAGAACGCTCTGGGTACCGACAACATTTACGAACGTGTTTACATCTGCGAGCCCATCATGGATGGTGACAGAATCGCTGGTGCTATCGGTTTCAGCACCCGTGAAGAAAAAGTTTATGTATTTAAGGCTAAAGCCGTTATTGCTGCTATGGGCGGTGCTGTAGGCGTATTCAAGCCCCGTTCCACCGGTGAAGGTCTTGGCCGTTCCTGGTATCCTCCGTTTAGCTCCGGTTCCTCTGCTTATTTCACCATGGCAGCTGGCGCTGAAATGACCTGCCAGGAAGTACGTTTCATTCCCGTACGTTTTAAAGATGCTTACGGTCCTGTAGGTGCTTGGTTCCTGCTCTTCAAATCCCGTGCTACCAACGCTCTGGGTGAAGAGTACATGGTAACCCGCCGCGCCGAACTGGAAAACTGGGGTCCCTATGGCAAAGTTAAGCCCATCCCTGCTAACCTGCGCAACTACCTCGGTATGTTAGATACCAGCGCTGGTTTAGGCCCCATCTACATGCAAACTGCTGAAGCTATTGCTAACTTGGCTAAAGAATACGAAGACGATCCCAAGGCCTTTAAGAAGAAAATGAAAGAACTGGAAAGCGAAGCTTGGGAAGATTTCCTTGATATGACTGTTTCTCAAGCTATGCTGTGGGCAGCTTGTAACATTGCTCCGGAAGAAAAAGCATCCGAGATCGCTGCTGCTGAACCTTACTTCATCGGTTCTCACTCCGGTGCTTCCGGTGCCTGGGTATCCGGTCCTGCTGACATCGCTCCTCCGGAATATCAGTGGGGTTACACCAACATGACCACTGTTAAGGGCCTGTTTGCTGCCGGCGACGCTTCCGGTGCTTCCAGCCACAAGTTCTCCTCCGGTTCTCACGCCGAAGGTCGTATCGCTGGTAAGTCTGCCGTACGCTTCGTTGTAGAAAACAACCAGGAGCCCAACATTGACGATGCTAAGATAGAAGAACTGAAGGCTAAGATCCTCAAGCCTCTGGCTATTTGGGAAGAGTTCAGTGGCTTCACCACTGACCCCGAAACCAACCCGAACTACATCCTGCCCAGAATGTACATGTTCCGTCTGCAAAAGCTGATGGACGAGTACGCCGGCGGTGTTGTATCTAACTTCACCACCAGCAAGGCTCTGTTAGAAAAAGGTCTTGAGTACCTGCTCATGCTGAAAGAAGACGGCCAAAAACTGGCTGCTCGCAACCTGCACGAATTAATGAGATGCTGGGAAAACATCCACAGAACCCTGCAGGCTGAAGCCCACATCCGTACCGTAATGTTCCGTGAAGAGACCCGTTGGCCCGGCTACTACTTCCGCGCTGACGAGCCCAAGATGAAGGAAGATTGGGAAGTATTCGTTAACTGCAAGTACGATGCAGCTACCGGTGAATGGGAAATGATCAAACGGCCCATCATCCGTCTGGTTGACTAA
- the aprB gene encoding adenylyl-sulfate reductase subunit beta yields the protein MPSFVIAEKCDGCKGQDKTACMYICPNDLMVLDKERMKAYNRDTSQCWECYCCVKICPQQAIDVRGYADFVPMGASCVPLRSSDSIMWTVKFRNGQLKRFKFPIRTTPEGSADPTGGYTVDQEDLNNELLFTEPYSIGTPELPAFKK from the coding sequence ATGCCTAGCTTTGTAATTGCTGAAAAGTGCGATGGTTGCAAGGGACAAGACAAAACCGCTTGCATGTACATCTGCCCCAATGACTTAATGGTTCTGGACAAAGAAAGAATGAAAGCCTATAACCGTGATACTTCCCAGTGCTGGGAGTGCTACTGCTGCGTTAAAATTTGCCCGCAACAAGCTATTGACGTTCGTGGCTATGCTGACTTCGTTCCCATGGGTGCTAGTTGCGTACCTCTCAGAAGTTCTGACAGCATCATGTGGACCGTTAAATTCCGTAACGGCCAACTGAAGCGGTTTAAATTCCCCATCCGTACCACTCCTGAAGGTAGCGCTGATCCCACCGGCGGTTATACCGTAGACCAGGAAGATCTGAACAACGAGCTTCTGTTCACTGAACCCTATTCTATCGGTACTCCTGAACTGCCTGCTTTCAAGAAGTAA
- the sat gene encoding sulfate adenylyltransferase: protein MALVQPHGGKLTPVLVPREQRPEWQAKAEKLPVIRMSSRETSDCLMIGMGAFSPLTGFMKKEDYESVLDNMHLANGLAWPLPVTLAVTKEQAETIKEGDELALVDDETGIYVGIITVADKYTYDKVKECKAAFYTDDLEHPGVQKVMAQGDVYIGGDIVTFSELGYATKYAGYYAHPAQTRELFESKGWNTVAAFQTRNPLHRSHEFLCKIGMEICDGLFIHPIVGKLKKGDIPAEVRFEAYKAHLENYFNPKYVEMRVYPMEMRYAGPKEAILHAIFRQNFGCSHILIGRDHAGVGSYYTPYQAQEIFDQFKPGEILCQPIKVTAAYYCKKCMGMATEKTCPHGKEDRIAISGTKVREMFSRGELPPLEFGRKEVLEILTKYYQGLKE, encoded by the coding sequence ATGGCATTGGTGCAACCCCACGGTGGGAAATTAACTCCTGTGCTGGTCCCCAGAGAACAGCGCCCGGAATGGCAGGCTAAGGCTGAAAAACTGCCCGTAATACGTATGAGTTCTCGTGAAACATCTGACTGCTTGATGATTGGTATGGGTGCGTTCTCTCCGCTGACTGGTTTCATGAAAAAAGAAGACTATGAAAGTGTATTGGACAACATGCACCTGGCTAACGGTTTAGCTTGGCCCCTGCCTGTAACCCTGGCAGTAACCAAAGAGCAAGCTGAAACCATTAAAGAGGGAGACGAACTGGCTCTGGTTGACGATGAAACCGGCATTTATGTTGGTATCATCACCGTAGCTGATAAGTATACCTACGACAAAGTAAAAGAGTGCAAGGCAGCTTTCTATACCGATGATCTTGAGCACCCCGGCGTGCAAAAGGTTATGGCCCAGGGCGATGTTTACATTGGTGGCGATATCGTTACCTTCTCTGAATTGGGTTATGCCACCAAGTATGCCGGCTACTATGCTCACCCGGCACAAACCCGTGAACTGTTCGAATCTAAGGGTTGGAATACCGTTGCTGCATTCCAAACCAGGAACCCCCTGCACCGTTCCCATGAGTTCCTGTGCAAGATCGGTATGGAAATTTGTGATGGCTTGTTTATCCACCCCATCGTTGGTAAATTGAAGAAGGGTGACATTCCGGCTGAAGTTCGCTTCGAAGCTTACAAAGCTCACCTGGAAAACTACTTCAATCCCAAGTATGTTGAAATGCGCGTATATCCCATGGAAATGCGCTATGCCGGTCCTAAGGAAGCTATTCTCCACGCTATCTTCCGTCAAAACTTTGGCTGCAGCCACATCCTGATTGGTCGTGACCACGCTGGTGTAGGCAGCTACTATACACCTTACCAAGCCCAAGAAATCTTTGATCAATTCAAGCCCGGCGAAATTCTTTGCCAACCCATTAAAGTTACCGCAGCTTACTACTGCAAGAAGTGCATGGGTATGGCCACAGAAAAGACCTGCCCGCACGGCAAAGAAGATCGTATTGCCATCAGCGGCACCAAGGTTCGCGAAATGTTCTCCAGAGGCGAACTGCCGCCGCTTGAGTTTGGCCGTAAGGAAGTTCTGGAAATCCTCACCAAATACTATCAAGGTCTTAAAGAATAA
- a CDS encoding CoB--CoM heterodisulfide reductase iron-sulfur subunit B family protein: protein MKITLYPGCASEGTAISYTQSALEVAKKLGLEVKEIEDWNCCGSTVTSSVIGQFAADVLAARNLALAEKMGEQDVVATCSSCYAVLGNVNKKFADDKFKANANDALSKDNLSYSGKLKVRMLLDVMYSDVGLETIKSKVVKPLTGLKVAGYVGCQTVRALREFDNCENPTFLDGIISALGAEPVQFSHKLKCCTGAMALSSPEITISTVYPIIKSAHEAGADVIVTPCPLCQMNLDAYQVKVNKNFNTQYKMPVLFFTQLMALAYGLDRKAAGLDYCIVSPNEALKNWM, encoded by the coding sequence CCCTGGAAGTGGCCAAAAAGCTCGGACTGGAAGTAAAAGAAATTGAAGATTGGAACTGCTGCGGCTCCACAGTAACATCCAGTGTAATAGGTCAGTTTGCTGCTGATGTGCTGGCTGCCAGAAACCTGGCCTTGGCAGAAAAAATGGGTGAGCAAGATGTAGTTGCCACTTGCAGTTCCTGCTATGCGGTTTTAGGTAACGTAAATAAAAAATTTGCTGATGATAAATTTAAAGCTAATGCTAACGATGCTTTGAGTAAAGACAACCTTTCCTACAGCGGTAAGTTAAAGGTACGGATGCTGTTGGATGTCATGTATTCCGATGTTGGTCTGGAAACAATTAAATCAAAGGTAGTCAAACCTCTGACAGGACTTAAAGTAGCTGGCTATGTAGGCTGTCAAACGGTGAGGGCCTTGCGGGAATTTGACAATTGCGAGAATCCCACTTTTCTCGATGGAATAATCAGCGCATTGGGTGCCGAACCGGTTCAGTTCTCCCACAAATTGAAATGCTGCACCGGTGCCATGGCTTTAAGTTCCCCTGAGATTACCATTTCCACTGTCTATCCAATTATTAAGAGTGCCCATGAGGCAGGAGCGGATGTTATTGTTACCCCTTGTCCTTTGTGCCAAATGAACCTGGATGCTTATCAGGTCAAAGTGAATAAAAATTTTAATACCCAATATAAAATGCCGGTATTATTCTTTACCCAATTGATGGCCCTGGCCTATGGTTTAGACCGCAAGGCGGCCGGTTTGGATTATTGCATTGTTTCCCCTAACGAAGCCCTTAAAAACTGGATGTAA